The DNA window CTCGGCGTTGGAGCCGACCGAGAACAGATACCGGCCCCAGCGGCTGTGATGCAGGAAGACATAGGCCGGAATGCCGACCAGGATCACCATCCAGAACAAATTGGGGATGCCGATAAAGGAATTGCGCGAGAACGCGGTGAAAGTGTCGCTGTTGATGTTGATCGAATTGCCGTTGGTCATCAAAAGGCCGATGCCACGCAGCGAGGTCAGCGTCGCCAGCGTGATGATGAAGGGCGGCAGGCCCATCTTGACGATGCCGAAGCCGTGGAACATGCCGATGGCAACACCGACCAGCAGCGTCACCAGGATGGCGAGCCAGATGGGGAAGCCGGCATTGATCATCATGGCGACAACGACCGTGGCGAAGCCGACCACGGCGCCGACCGACAGGTCGATGCCGCCGGTGATGATGACGAAGGTCTGGCCGACCGCCATGATGGCGATCATCGAACCCTGACGCAAAAGATTGGCGATGTTGTTGCCCGAGGCGAAGCTCGGCGTCGCCACGGAAAGCACGATCCAGAGCAGCACCAGCAGCGCCAAAAGCGTCAGCCCAAACAGGACGTTATAGTTGCGCTTCGGTTTTTCGACAGCAATCGCCTCGGTGCTCATATCTGTCCTCCCAGCTTTTCTTGTTTCTCGGCGAGCGCCTGCGTGAGAATGTCCTCGTGGCTGGCGGCGCGGAAACCGTGCGTCGCCACCAGTTTGCCGCGCCGGAACACATGCAGCGTGTCGGCGAGCTCATAGACTTCCGGCAGATAGGACGAGATCAGGATGATGCCGGCGCCTTTCGACAGCAGCGCGCCGAACAGGCGGTAGATCTCGGCCTTGGTGCCGACATCGACACCGACCGTCGGCTCGTCGAAGATGAACAGCTTGGCGCCATGCGCCAGCCACTTGCCGATGACGATCTTCTGCTGGTTGCCGCCCGACAGGCTGGACGCCAGCGCGCCGCGCGTCGGCGTCTTGATGCGCAGATCGGCGATCTGGCGATCGGCCTGCGTCTTCTCCTGCGCGCCCGAAATCAGCAAATTGTTCGAAATGCGCTTGTAGATCGGCAGGTTGAGATTGAGGCCGACCGGCAGGTTGAGGCAAAGCCCCTGGTCGCGGCGGCTTTCCGGCGCCAGCGCCATGCCGAGCTTGATCGCGTCATGCTCGGACTTGACCTGGACATCCTTGCCTTCCCAGAGGATCTGGCCGGCGGACTTGCGGTGGCGGCCGTAAAGCGTGGTGACGAATTCGCTGCGCCCGGCGCCGATCAGGCCATAGAGTCCGACGATCTCGCCGGCGCGAACCGTCATCGAGACATCCTCGAAGCCCTTGCCCGACAGGTTTCTTGCCTCGATGATCGCGGCACCCGGCGTGAAATGCTCCTTGTGATAAACCTGCTCGATCGAGCGATTGATCATCATCTTGACCAGCTCGGCATCGTTGGTCTCGGCGATGTTGCGGGTGCCGACCAGCGTGCCGTCACGCAGCACGGAAACTCGGTCGGCCAGTTCGAACACCTCCTCCATGCGGTGGCTGATGTAGATGATCGTCACGCCTTCGCCCTTCAGCCTGCGGATCAGGGTGAAAAGCTGGTCGGCCTCCTTGCGGGTGAGGTAGGCGGTCGGCTCGTCGAAGATCAGGAACTTGGTGCCGCGCACGGTGGCGCGGGCCGCTGCAATCAGCTGCTGCTGGCCGATGGTGAGGTCGCCCAGCGTGACATGCGCCGGCAGGTCGAAGCCGAGATCGTCGATGATCTTCTGCGCTTGCCTGACCATGGCGCGCTGCTGCAGGATGCCGAAGCGCGAATTCTCCTCGCCGAGGAACATGTTGGCGGCCACCGTCAGGTGACGGCACAGCACGACTTCCTGGTGCACGGCGTTGATGCCGAGCGCCATCGCCTCATGCGGTGTCGCGAGGGCAGCCGGCTGGCCTTCCCAGATAACCTCTCCGGAGGTGCGCGGCATGACGCCGGTCAAAAGTTTGATGAGCGTGGATTTGCCGGCGCCGTTCTCGCCGACGATGGCGTGGATCTCGCCGGATTTGAAAGCAAGATTGACCGGCTTCAGCGCGTGGGTGCCGGGATAGCGCTTCTCCAGCCCGCGCAATTCGAGGATGGTCCGCCCCGGTTCCAGCACGGGTGCGGGATGCAGTTCCTGCGCTGTCGAAATCATGACAATCCTCCCAGATTGGCCGCACGATTGGCACGCGGCGAGGCAAGGATATGCCTCGAAAACAGCCTAGCTTAAGCTTGTGGATTGCCAAGCCGTTTGTGCCGGCAGCTTATATCTCCGGGGCGCGGCGCCCCGGAGACGATTTCGGATGCGACGGCTTAGAGCTTCGGGTTGAGCAGCGCGTCGATCTTGGGGTCCTTCATGTTGTCCTTGGTCACCAGATTGGCGCCGGTGTCGACATTGGCCTCGACC is part of the Mesorhizobium loti genome and encodes:
- a CDS encoding ABC transporter permease, yielding MSTEAIAVEKPKRNYNVLFGLTLLALLVLLWIVLSVATPSFASGNNIANLLRQGSMIAIMAVGQTFVIITGGIDLSVGAVVGFATVVVAMMINAGFPIWLAILVTLLVGVAIGMFHGFGIVKMGLPPFIITLATLTSLRGIGLLMTNGNSININSDTFTAFSRNSFIGIPNLFWMVILVGIPAYVFLHHSRWGRYLFSVGSNAEASRLSGVNVQRTIYMAYTLSGLCAAFVGVLLAARIGIGNPTQAEGWELQAIASSVIGGTSLFGAVGSVHGPLLGAFILATINNGANLLNVNSFWQRIITGALIIIIVYFDGLRRRGK
- a CDS encoding sugar ABC transporter ATP-binding protein; translated protein: MISTAQELHPAPVLEPGRTILELRGLEKRYPGTHALKPVNLAFKSGEIHAIVGENGAGKSTLIKLLTGVMPRTSGEVIWEGQPAALATPHEAMALGINAVHQEVVLCRHLTVAANMFLGEENSRFGILQQRAMVRQAQKIIDDLGFDLPAHVTLGDLTIGQQQLIAAARATVRGTKFLIFDEPTAYLTRKEADQLFTLIRRLKGEGVTIIYISHRMEEVFELADRVSVLRDGTLVGTRNIAETNDAELVKMMINRSIEQVYHKEHFTPGAAIIEARNLSGKGFEDVSMTVRAGEIVGLYGLIGAGRSEFVTTLYGRHRKSAGQILWEGKDVQVKSEHDAIKLGMALAPESRRDQGLCLNLPVGLNLNLPIYKRISNNLLISGAQEKTQADRQIADLRIKTPTRGALASSLSGGNQQKIVIGKWLAHGAKLFIFDEPTVGVDVGTKAEIYRLFGALLSKGAGIILISSYLPEVYELADTLHVFRRGKLVATHGFRAASHEDILTQALAEKQEKLGGQI